The Rhodococcus sp. B50 DNA window CCGCGATACGTCGCTCGACGACGTCGGGTGTGGTGTGCAACAGACTGCGACCCTCGGCGGCGAGCTCGTCGAGACGGTCGAGTCGCTGCAGGGAGGTCTCGAGGACCGGTCGATCGGCGATCGTCAGCACGGCGTGAGCACGCCGGATCTGGGCTCGCGCCTCGTCGTCGCGTGTCGCCGGATAGATCGGGACGGAGACGCCGGCCGCGCACGCCACGGCGAGGTCGGCGACGACGGACCGGTAGCAGGTGGTCGCGCAGATCGCGACGCGCATCCCGGGTTCGACACCGCGAGCGATCAGGCCGGCCGCGAGCTCGAAGACCTCCCGGCGCACCTCGGTCCACGTCGAAGGACGCCACCGATCACCCTCCGGACGCAGGTAGGCGACGGATTCGGGGGAGCGGGCGACCCGGTCGAGCAACAGATCCGGCACGGTGGTCGGAAATTTTTCGCGAGCGTCGGCCGGGGTCGTGCTTCTCGTCGCCGAGCGGGGGTTCGCCACTGTTCGCAGCACCTCCCACGGACGAAGAATCGGGGTCGCCCGGTACCCGCGGGCGCGTTGCCGGGTGTCGGAAATGTTACCGCCGGTCGAACCCCGAGGGGCGCAAGTGCGCAGTACACGGGCGCCGATATCGTGGGCACGTGAGTCCCACTGCCCGTCGTCCCGAGGTCCTGATCGCCGAGTTGCGCGACGTCCTGACCGGTCCGCTCGCGGAGATCGCTCAGCGCTTCTCCGTCTACGTCGGCGACCTCGCTCCGCACAGCGCCATGGTGATCTTCACGAGGGAATGCACCGGCCGGCCACGGAAGGTGGCGGGCGACCCGTCGATCGTCGACCGGGTGACCATCGCCGAACTCGATCGGGTGCGGAGCGAGCTCGCCGTGGGGGAGATCCGCCGCGGCAGCTTCCGTGTCGCGGGACGCGATCGCGAAGTGTGCGCGATCCTCGACAGCACCGACACACTGTTGCTGTTCGTGCCGCGCGGCACGCGGGCGACCGCCGCAGCCCTCGAACTCGTGCGCGCGGCGTTCGGCGTGGTCGCCACCGGAATCCGGCTGCAGGTGCACACCGCGAGTCCGGCATATCTTGCGGAGTCGAGGGCCGCCTCGGCGGAGCGGGCCCGCACCGTCGCCGAACTCACCGAGTCCCATGCCGTGACCCTCGAGACGATCCTCGCGACCCTGCGATCGAAGGATCTCGACGACACCCGAGCCCGGACCACGGCACGGGAGACGGCGACCGAGGCGCTGATCGGTCTGCGATCGGCGGTGGATCTGCACCGCGAACTCGCGGAGGAGGCGCTGACCACCGCGTTCGCCCGACTGCACGGCGAACTGCGCGATCTCGTGCGGCACCGGCCGCTCGACCTGCAGATGGTCGCCCCGCCGGTGGGTGGACGGGGACTGCCGGGCGAGGTCGCGCACGCGGCCCGCGCGATCGCCCGGGGGGCGGTGCTGGCGCTGTCGGGCCAGACCGACGTGACACGGGTCCGGGTCGCGTGGAGCTGCGACAACTCGACTCTGCTGGTGGACGTGCGCGACGACGGCACCGGCGAGATCGAGGTCGCCGAACTCGAACGTCAGCTCCGCGATCGTGTCGAAACCCTGGGCGGGGGAATCGAATCCGAATCGACTCCCGGCTGGGGGACGCGGATCGCGGTGAGCTTTCCGCTCGACCTGCCGGTTGCTGCGACGGACGGGCAGGCGCTCGATGCGCTCGCCGCTCTCGCGCCCCGGGAGATCGAGGTGCTCGAACATCTGGTCGCGGGACGCCGCAACCGCGTCATCGCCGAACGTCTCGGCGTGAGCGAGTCGACGGTGAAGTTCCACGTGGCCGGCGTACTACGAAAACTCGGCGTCAGCACTCGCGGCGAGGCCGCGGCTCTCGGTGCAGAGGCCGGGGTCCGCGCCGCGGGCTGACGCCGAGTTCTCCGTCGTCGGGTAGCCCGTCGAGGACGATCAGGCAGCCGGTGCCGGCGACGTGGTCGTCGTGGGGGCGACGGTCGTCGTGGGCGTCCCGGAGGAGGTGGTCGATCCGGCGGTGGTCTCGCCCGTCGCCGGAGTCGTGGTATCCGACGGTGCGGGGACCGCGGCCGTGGTGGTCACCGGGGTGGGCGTGGCTGCCGGCGCACCGGCTTCGGGTGCGAGCGGGGCCACCGGCGCGGCGGGATCGCCCGCGGGGGCCGGTACGCCGTCGACGGGGGCGGGCACGCTGCTGTCGACGACCGCCACACCGTCGGTCTCGGTCGCGGACGGTGAGGTCTCCGGTGCCGTGGACGCCTCCGCGGTCTCGGCCTTCGTCGTCTCCTCGGCGATCATGAGCACCGCGGCCCGGTCGACCTTCTTCGGATCGACCTTCTTGCCCTCCTTGGCTTCCTTGGCCAGGTGTTCGAGCCATGCGGCGGCGTACTCGACGGTGGACGTGCCGTTGCCGTCGATGTCGTCGTCCCAGTAGTCGAAGTGGTGACCGTAGTGGTCCCGGGTCTCCTCGTTGTAGCCGAAGGTCTGGTCGTAGGGGTCGGCGAGCACCACCGCGAGGGTGTTCTGGTTGCTCCGGATGAACCCGACGACCTCCTTGACGATCTTCTCCGGCAGGTATGCGAGATTCGACAGACGCTCCGCGGGGATGGGCGCCTCGGCACCGTCCTCTCCGGTGGCGTCGGCGTCGGCCGCCACAGGCGTGGTGGGGCGTGCGGTAGCGGGGTCGTAGCTCGGATCGGAGACCTTGATCAGCACCTCGAGGAAGGTCTCGTCCGACCGCATCCAATCCGGGTCCGCCGAGATGTCGGCGAGGGCGAGCAGCGCGACCCGACCGATGACCTGGGCCAGGTCGGCGCCGGTCGCGGGGGTGAGGCCCTCGCGCTCGAGCGCGTCGCCGTTGACCTGACGGCCGACGTTCGCGAGCAGTTCGATCAAGGCGATGTTCTCGGGTGCCGAGCAGGTGAAGTCGCCCTCGGAACAGAACGACGCGACCTTGCCGT harbors:
- a CDS encoding LuxR C-terminal-related transcriptional regulator, encoding MSPTARRPEVLIAELRDVLTGPLAEIAQRFSVYVGDLAPHSAMVIFTRECTGRPRKVAGDPSIVDRVTIAELDRVRSELAVGEIRRGSFRVAGRDREVCAILDSTDTLLLFVPRGTRATAAALELVRAAFGVVATGIRLQVHTASPAYLAESRAASAERARTVAELTESHAVTLETILATLRSKDLDDTRARTTARETATEALIGLRSAVDLHRELAEEALTTAFARLHGELRDLVRHRPLDLQMVAPPVGGRGLPGEVAHAARAIARGAVLALSGQTDVTRVRVAWSCDNSTLLVDVRDDGTGEIEVAELERQLRDRVETLGGGIESESTPGWGTRIAVSFPLDLPVAATDGQALDALAALAPREIEVLEHLVAGRRNRVIAERLGVSESTVKFHVAGVLRKLGVSTRGEAAALGAEAGVRAAG
- a CDS encoding cutinase family protein, with protein sequence MALRKSLSRRRILAGVFAPTALGVVAAAAIVLPQQDTPTVADPYLAGLAKTTECHDMVSLGIGGRGDIPRDEAMMLVDENGNRLPAAQQGAYSSHWVEPVISAPLANHEAGDGYAAIYIEYPADLASYENAVNKGAENTIEVMKAIRRSCPDTQFAIVGFSEGADVARRAAMQIGAQEPGEDGSWEIIDPDAVSGVVILSDAGRKEGDGFFPGAENGTNPDGFDRPYQPGSPAVPGRGVLPDTNGGFGLLDGKVASFCSEGDFTCSAPENIALIELLANVGRQVNGDALEREGLTPATGADLAQVIGRVALLALADISADPDWMRSDETFLEVLIKVSDPSYDPATARPTTPVAADADATGEDGAEAPIPAERLSNLAYLPEKIVKEVVGFIRSNQNTLAVVLADPYDQTFGYNEETRDHYGHHFDYWDDDIDGNGTSTVEYAAAWLEHLAKEAKEGKKVDPKKVDRAAVLMIAEETTKAETAEASTAPETSPSATETDGVAVVDSSVPAPVDGVPAPAGDPAAPVAPLAPEAGAPAATPTPVTTTAAVPAPSDTTTPATGETTAGSTTSSGTPTTTVAPTTTTSPAPAA